In the genome of Acidobacteriota bacterium, the window AACGTGGCGCTCTGGCCCCGATAGAACACGTCGACGAAGACCGTGATACCGACGCCGCCCATCTGTCGGGGCTGTGCCCCTCCGCCCGCCGGCCACGCGAGCAGCACAGCGGCCGTCACCACGGCCGCCGTCCATGCCGCCACACGTCGAAGACTCGTCAATCCCATGCCGTCCTCCTGAGGAGCAGTGTAACGTCGCTCGGGTTCGAATCGTGGCGTGGGATCGATTGTGACGATCCCCTTCGGCGTCGCCCCCGGTATACTGTGACGTTTTCCGAAACACCCGTCGGGCCAGCTTCAACCAAAGGAGTGTCGATGTCAGCGTCGAGAACGTCACCCGTGTGGGCCGCAGGGCTCACGCTCGCCATCGGGTTGGGAGGAGGCCCCCCGGCCGCCGCCCAATCGACGACCGTCGCATTCACGAACGCCCGGGTCATTCCCGTGTCCGGCGCGGAGATCGAACGTGGCACGCTCGTCGTCCGCGACGGCAAGGTCGTCGCCGTCGGAGCGGCCGGCCAGGTGCAGGTGCCCTCGGGTGCCCGGGTGGTCGACCTGACGGGCAAGGTCGTCATGCCCGGGCTCGTCGACACGCACAGCCATATCGGCGGTGGCTCCGGCGGCGATGCGTCGGCGGCCATGCATCCCGATGTCCGGATCTTCGACTCGTTCGATGCGCGCAGCTCGGGTCTGCGCCGCGCGGTCGCCGGCGGCATCACGACGGTCAACGTCATGCCCGGTTCAGGTCATCTGATGAGCGGGCAGACCGTCTACCTGAAGCTGCGCCGTGGCTCCACGATCGACGAGTTGACGATCCCGCGCGCCGACGGCCAGCCGCTCGGCGGCATGAAGATGGCCAACGGCACCAACTCGATCCGGCCGCCCGGGGGCGCGTTTCCCGCCACCCGTTCCCGGTCGGCCGCCATCGTCCGCACGCAGTTCGTCAAGGCGCAGGAGTATCGCGAGCGGGTACAGAAGGCCGGCGGCGACCCGGCAAAGCTGCCGGCGCGCGACCTCGGCCTCGAAGGCCTGGTCGAAGTACTCGAAGGCACCCGCACCGTGCACTTCCACACGCACCGTCACGACGACATCCTGACCGCGCTGCGTCTCGGGAGGGAGTTCGGCTTCACGCCCGTGCTCCAGCACGTCTCAGAGGCGTGGAAGGTCGCCGACGAGATCGCGAAGTCTGGAGCACCCGCCTCGATCATCGTCATCGACAGCCCGGGCGGCAAGCTCGAGGCGATGGACGTGTCCATCGAGAACGGCGCGGCGCTCGAGCGCGCCGGCGCGCTCGTCGGCTTCCACACCGACGACCTCATCACCGACTCGCGCTTCTTCCTGCGGTCGGCCGGCCTTGCCGTGCGCTACGGGATGTCGCGCGAGAAGGCCCTGTACGGGATGACGCTGGCGGGTGCGCGGATGCTCGGCCTCGACAGCCGGATCGGGTCGCTCGACGCCGGCAAGGACGCCGACTTCATCGTGCTGTCTGGCGACCCGCTCAGTGTCTACACCATGATCGAGCAGACCTGGATCGAGGGCGCGAAGGTGTTCGACCTCGCCGACCCGGCCGACCGCGTGTACGCGTACGGCGGCGTCGGCGCGAGCCGCGGTGAGTACCTGCACCTTCACGACGAGGAGGACTGGCGATGACCGGTCGCACCACTTTGCACATCGCCGCCGCCGCGATCGCCATCTCAGGGGTCGCCGCGCCCGCCGCAGCGCAGCTCGCCGTGCGGGGCGAGACCGTCCACACCATGGCCGGCGACCCGATCCAGGACGGCGTCGTGCTGATTCGCGACGGGAAGATCGAGCGGGTCGGCCCGGCTGCGAGCGTCCAGATACCGAACGGCTATCGCGAGCTGCGGGCGAAAGTCGTCACGCCCGGCCTCCTCGACGCGCGCACGGTCGTGGGACTCGCCGGGTATCTCAACCAGCCGCACGACCAGGATCAGATCGAGGCCTCCGCGCCCGTGCAGCCCGAACTCCGGGCGGTCGACGCCTACAACGCGCGCGAACGGCTCGTCGAGTGGCTGCGCGAGCACGGCATCACCACGATGCACACCGGTCACGGGCCGGGCGCCCTCATCTCGGGACAGACGATGGTGGTGAAGACGCGAGCCGACAACGCCGACGAGGCCGTCCTCGTGCCGGCCGCGATGGTGGCGGCGACGCTCGGATCGACCGGACTGGCGCAGGGCGGCCGTGCGCCAGGCTCGCGTTCGAAGGCGGTGGCGATGCTGCGCGCCGAGCTCGTCAAGGCGAAGGAGTACAGCGACAAGCAGGCGGGGCCCGAAGACCGTCGGCCGGCGCGCGACCTCCGCCTCGAGACGCTCGCTAAGGTCATCCGCAAGGAGTTGCCGCTGCTCGTCACCGCGCACCGGACGCACGATCTGCTGGCGGCACTCCGCGTGGCGCGCGAGTTCGACATCCGCGTGGTGCTCGACGGCGCGTCCGAGGCCTACCTCATCACCGACCAGATCAAGGCGGCCGGCGTCCCGGTCATCGTGCATCCGACCATGGGCCGGCCCGCGGGCGACACCGAGAACCTGACCATGGAGAACGCGGCGCTGCTCACGAGAGCTGGCATCCCAATCGCCCTCCAGAGCGGATACGAAGGCTACGTCCCGAAGACTCGTGTCGTGCTGTTCGAAGCCGCCGCCGCGGCGGGGCGGGGCCTGGCGTTCGACCGGGCTCTCGCCGCCATCACGATCGATGCGGCAAGGCTGCTCGGCGTCGACCAGCGGGTCGGCTCGCTCGTGGCCGGCAAGGACGGCGACGTGGCGCTGTTTGACGGCGACCCGTTCGAGTACACGACCCGGGTGACCGGAGTCGTGATCGACGGTCAGGTCGTGAGCGACGTCGCCAGATAGTCTCCCCGTCGGGGTCAGGTCTCGAAAAACGCCACACTTCAAGACCTGACCCCGCTGGCCGCCGGGTTTTCGTCGCCGGACACCCGGCAGTGGCAGCGCGCCGGGTGCCTCTCGCCTGCCTTCGTGCGGAAACCGGCCGGAATCGGTCGCGCGCAACTGGCAAGAGACTTGAACTCCTGAATTCCCGTCAAGCTCCGTCTGCTCCGTGCATCGCCCCCAGCCTCGACAGGAGGTGGCCATGGCACGCTGGATTACCGTGCTCGCGCTGGCAGCACTCGTCGTGCTGCTCGCGGCCGGCTGCAGGAGCCGTACGTCCGCAGCCGGGTTCGAGCTCCCCGAGGGCAACCCGGAAGCGGGCCGCGTCGCGTTCACCGAACTCGGCTGCACCGGCTGCCACGAGGTGCGAGGCGCTCGCGACCTCCCCGCCCCGTCGCAGGTCCCCCCCATCGTTCTCGGCGGTGCGGTCGTCACCCCACCCACCAATGGCGAACTGACGACGGGCATCCTGAACCCGTCGGCACACTACATGGTGGGCTACCCGAAGGACACGATCATGAAGGACGGCAAGTCGCGGATGCCCGACTTGACCGAACGCATCACCGCGCGGCAACTGGCCGACATGGTGGCATTCCTCCAGAAGCACTACGAGCAGATTCCGGCGGCACGCCCGGTGATGTGACGCGGGCCCGCGACGGCCACGCGCACGGGGTCGGCCGACCCCGGAGCACCCTTCTGGCGTCCTACCAGTGAGGGTCTCGCACGAGACCATCCGAGGGCCGTCATGCGGTCGTTGCGTCTGGGCACCGCACGGGGTCCGCTGACCGGACTGCTGCAGTTCGACCGGCCGTGGCCCGCCGGGCCCGGGCCGGTCGTGTGGGGCGGCGCCCGTCCCACTGCGAGGCGCCACGCACCCGGCCGAATCCGTTCGCTCCGGCGGCGGCGTTGGCTGATGCCCGCAGTCGGGTTCGTGGCCGTCCTCGCCGTGCTCGCGGCGGTCGAGGTGCGGACCTCCTGGTTCCAGTCGCGCCTCCTCGTGGCCGCCACCAGCCGGATCGGATACGCGGTCGATACCGGTCCCAGTTCCGCTATTCGCTTCCCCGGGACCGGACCCTACGATCTTCGCCTTGGTTACGCCGGCCTTTCGCATTCCGCAACCCGACTGACCGGCGAAGGCTTCGAGATCCAAGGACAAGCCAGATGGTCGCCGCTCGCGTTCGCGCTCGGGCACCTCGGCTTGTCCGCGATCGGCGACGAGAAGGGCCAGGCGGGGCTGGTGGTGCTCGACCGTGCGGGCCGACCGCTGCACGCGGCGCGGTACCCGCGGCAGGTGTTCCATCGGTTCGAAGAGATTCCGTCCGTTGTCGTGCGCTCGCTGCTGTTTGTCGAGAACCGGGAACTGCTCGAACAGGCGCACGGCAATCCAGCGATCGAGTACGCCCGGCTCGGGCGGGCCGTGCTCGACCTCGGCCTTCAGCGGCTCGACCCGGGCCACCCGGTGAGCGGCGGCAGCACCCTCGCGACGCAGCTCGAAAAGGTCAGGCACTCGGCCGCCGGCCGCACGGCGACGGTCTGGGACAAGTCGGTGCAGATGGCCTCGGCATCGCTGCGGGCGTACCGTCAGGG includes:
- a CDS encoding amidohydrolase family protein; translation: MSASRTSPVWAAGLTLAIGLGGGPPAAAQSTTVAFTNARVIPVSGAEIERGTLVVRDGKVVAVGAAGQVQVPSGARVVDLTGKVVMPGLVDTHSHIGGGSGGDASAAMHPDVRIFDSFDARSSGLRRAVAGGITTVNVMPGSGHLMSGQTVYLKLRRGSTIDELTIPRADGQPLGGMKMANGTNSIRPPGGAFPATRSRSAAIVRTQFVKAQEYRERVQKAGGDPAKLPARDLGLEGLVEVLEGTRTVHFHTHRHDDILTALRLGREFGFTPVLQHVSEAWKVADEIAKSGAPASIIVIDSPGGKLEAMDVSIENGAALERAGALVGFHTDDLITDSRFFLRSAGLAVRYGMSREKALYGMTLAGARMLGLDSRIGSLDAGKDADFIVLSGDPLSVYTMIEQTWIEGAKVFDLADPADRVYAYGGVGASRGEYLHLHDEEDWR
- a CDS encoding amidohydrolase family protein, encoding MTGRTTLHIAAAAIAISGVAAPAAAQLAVRGETVHTMAGDPIQDGVVLIRDGKIERVGPAASVQIPNGYRELRAKVVTPGLLDARTVVGLAGYLNQPHDQDQIEASAPVQPELRAVDAYNARERLVEWLREHGITTMHTGHGPGALISGQTMVVKTRADNADEAVLVPAAMVAATLGSTGLAQGGRAPGSRSKAVAMLRAELVKAKEYSDKQAGPEDRRPARDLRLETLAKVIRKELPLLVTAHRTHDLLAALRVAREFDIRVVLDGASEAYLITDQIKAAGVPVIVHPTMGRPAGDTENLTMENAALLTRAGIPIALQSGYEGYVPKTRVVLFEAAAAAGRGLAFDRALAAITIDAARLLGVDQRVGSLVAGKDGDVALFDGDPFEYTTRVTGVVIDGQVVSDVAR
- a CDS encoding c-type cytochrome, which produces MARWITVLALAALVVLLAAGCRSRTSAAGFELPEGNPEAGRVAFTELGCTGCHEVRGARDLPAPSQVPPIVLGGAVVTPPTNGELTTGILNPSAHYMVGYPKDTIMKDGKSRMPDLTERITARQLADMVAFLQKHYEQIPAARPVM